A single Spirochaetales bacterium DNA region contains:
- a CDS encoding hydrogenase maturation protease — MRSPVLVMGMGNVLLRDEGFGIHVIGALGKIPLPVGVELLDGGTGGLGLLAWMEARKKIILIDAIDAKEKPGTLFRMPLREGNRMFNKHSHSMHEQSLGHIIEAALLLEMKIPEISLIGIQPGRIDTGTDLSPVIEKKIPEVIVLVKMEIDGFFQQEKTKRGDPVSAGKRKRSGI, encoded by the coding sequence GTGAGATCCCCCGTACTCGTCATGGGAATGGGGAATGTCCTCCTTCGGGATGAAGGGTTCGGGATTCATGTGATCGGGGCACTCGGGAAGATACCCCTTCCGGTCGGGGTTGAACTTCTGGACGGGGGGACAGGCGGATTGGGGCTTCTGGCCTGGATGGAAGCGAGAAAAAAAATAATACTGATCGATGCCATTGATGCGAAGGAGAAGCCGGGCACACTGTTTCGTATGCCGCTGCGCGAAGGAAACCGAATGTTTAATAAGCACAGCCATTCGATGCATGAGCAGTCCCTGGGCCACATCATCGAGGCGGCGTTATTGCTGGAGATGAAAATACCGGAGATATCACTTATCGGCATACAACCCGGACGTATCGATACGGGAACCGATCTTTCACCCGTGATAGAGAAGAAGATACCGGAGGTGATTGTCCTGGTTAAAATGGAGATAGACGGTTTTTTCCAACAGGAAAAAACGAAGCGGGGAGATCCCGTTTCCGCCGGGAAGCGAAAGAGAAGCGGCATATGA
- a CDS encoding AraC family transcriptional regulator, which produces MSNTAKTDYKSRINRVMDYIETHLHEDLPLARLADIACFSRFHFHRIFRSMTGERLAECIQRIRMEKAAALLKQNPGRSITGIAMLCGFASSASFANAFRNHFGMSASRYRNDPASGRQQGYIVVPEEEVETLDMRVEHHREKQIFHIKGKDYERTVSVVDLPVRHLAYVRYTGPYKGDSELFSSLWKRLMKWAVPHGVLNRPDSVYIALYHDNPEITSEENLRVSVCVSIDEKTEPRGEIGKLRLPGGKYAVGRFLLGARDYSAAWGWMYGAWLPASGYEPDDRPAFEWFPVDEEKCEGRMPVDICIPLKST; this is translated from the coding sequence ATGTCGAATACGGCAAAAACAGATTATAAAAGCCGCATCAACCGCGTGATGGATTACATCGAGACGCACCTTCACGAAGACCTCCCGCTTGCGCGGCTTGCCGATATCGCCTGTTTTTCCAGATTTCATTTCCATCGTATTTTCAGATCGATGACCGGTGAACGGCTGGCCGAATGCATCCAGCGGATACGAATGGAGAAAGCGGCGGCTTTACTCAAACAAAATCCCGGCCGATCGATCACCGGAATCGCGATGCTCTGCGGTTTCGCCTCATCCGCATCATTTGCCAATGCCTTCAGGAATCACTTCGGGATGTCCGCATCCAGGTACAGAAACGACCCGGCATCAGGCAGGCAACAGGGCTATATCGTGGTACCTGAAGAGGAAGTCGAGACGCTCGATATGCGTGTCGAACATCATAGAGAAAAACAGATCTTTCATATCAAGGGGAAGGATTACGAGCGAACGGTTTCGGTCGTCGATCTGCCGGTCCGGCATCTGGCCTATGTCCGTTATACCGGCCCGTATAAGGGCGATTCCGAGCTGTTTTCCTCACTCTGGAAACGTCTCATGAAATGGGCCGTCCCACACGGCGTTTTGAACAGGCCCGACAGCGTGTATATCGCCCTGTATCACGACAATCCCGAAATAACGTCGGAAGAAAACCTGCGGGTCAGCGTCTGCGTGAGTATCGATGAAAAAACGGAACCGCGGGGGGAGATCGGAAAATTGCGGCTTCCCGGGGGGAAATATGCCGTCGGCAGGTTTCTCCTCGGCGCCCGGGATTATTCTGCGGCATGGGGGTGGATGTACGGCGCATGGCTTCCGGCAAGCGGGTACGAACCGGACGACAGACCCGCATTTGAATGGTTTCCCGTCGATGAAGAAAAATGCGAAGGCAGAATGCCCGTCGACATCTGCATACCCTTAAAAAGCACCTGA
- a CDS encoding transcriptional repressor, protein MEKDKNFKRSRQRDKILALLRSTASHPTADWLYGRLKDEFPHLSLGTVYRNLNILIRQGLVKKIDFGSTFDRFDANIDRHYHFVCERCGTVIDLAIPFDEGLNERVASVTPFTVTRHRIEFYGMCDQCKEKE, encoded by the coding sequence ATAGAAAAGGATAAAAATTTCAAGCGAAGCAGACAGCGGGACAAAATTCTCGCCCTGCTCAGGTCGACGGCATCGCACCCTACGGCGGACTGGTTGTACGGCCGTCTTAAAGACGAATTTCCACACCTTAGTCTGGGAACGGTCTACCGTAATCTCAATATCCTTATCCGGCAGGGTCTCGTGAAGAAAATAGACTTCGGGAGTACCTTTGATCGTTTTGACGCGAATATAGACAGGCATTATCACTTTGTCTGCGAACGGTGCGGTACGGTCATCGATCTTGCAATTCCTTTTGACGAGGGATTGAACGAGCGTGTCGCCTCGGTCACACCCTTTACCGTCACCCGTCACCGGATCGAGTTTTACGGAATGTGCGATCAATGTAAGGAAAAAGAATAA
- a CDS encoding ABC transporter ATP-binding protein: MIQITNLSFGYRKKKRLFSQLNCNLAAGNIYGLLGKNGAGKTTLLKIVCGTLFPHNGECRVMGYMSKDRNPVLLSDIYFITEEFFTPNLTVGEYIFLYGPFYPRFSRNELEGYLQEFAISEKDTLTGLSYGQRKKFLIAFGLATNCRLFIMDEPTNGLDIPSKSQFRKLLVSNVTDDRIFLVSTHQARDMQQLIDPILILDDGEIIFHQSMEEVNDRLTVKLLPDTPGPGQCIFYEKVIGGYAALCDDTVNGVSSVDLEILFNAVISDRERMNAIFMKKEKQPEEKNENHRFF, encoded by the coding sequence ATGATACAGATTACCAATCTTTCTTTCGGCTATCGAAAAAAGAAAAGGCTTTTTTCGCAGCTCAACTGCAATCTTGCCGCGGGCAACATTTACGGATTGCTGGGTAAAAACGGGGCGGGGAAAACAACCCTCCTGAAGATCGTCTGCGGCACCCTGTTCCCTCATAATGGCGAGTGCCGGGTAATGGGATATATGTCGAAAGATCGAAATCCTGTCCTTCTTTCAGATATCTATTTCATTACAGAGGAGTTTTTCACGCCGAATTTAACCGTCGGAGAATACATATTTCTCTACGGCCCTTTTTATCCGCGATTCAGCAGGAATGAACTCGAAGGTTATCTGCAAGAGTTTGCAATTTCCGAAAAGGATACATTGACCGGTCTCTCATACGGGCAGCGGAAGAAATTCCTGATTGCGTTCGGGCTTGCGACGAACTGCCGCCTTTTTATCATGGACGAACCTACCAATGGACTCGATATCCCGAGTAAAAGCCAGTTTCGAAAATTACTGGTTTCAAATGTCACAGACGATCGCATTTTTCTGGTATCGACACATCAGGCGAGGGACATGCAGCAATTGATCGACCCGATTCTTATCCTCGATGATGGGGAGATTATCTTCCATCAATCGATGGAAGAGGTGAACGACAGGCTGACCGTAAAGCTTCTTCCCGATACTCCCGGCCCCGGACAATGTATTTTTTACGAAAAGGTGATCGGCGGGTACGCGGCGCTCTGTGACGATACGGTAAACGGAGTATCGTCGGTCGATCTCGAAATACTCTTTAACGCAGTGATTAGCGACAGGGAAAGAATGAATGCCATTTTTATGAAAAAAGAGAAGCAGCCGGAGGAAAAAAATGAGAATCACCGATTTTTTTAA
- the bfr gene encoding bacterioferritin: protein MKGNKNLIDTLNSLLADELTAINQYMVHSEMCDDWGYEKLHKHFEKRAIDEMKHAERLIGRILFLEGMPTVTNLNKIMIGSDITKQLSNDHLAEEGAIKAYNNAIVLAGEVKDFATRDFLQQILNEEDEHMDGIEELQSQIEQMSLQVFLTTQVSE from the coding sequence ATGAAAGGTAACAAAAATCTGATCGATACGCTCAACTCCCTTCTTGCCGACGAGTTGACGGCAATAAATCAGTATATGGTGCATTCGGAAATGTGCGATGACTGGGGATATGAAAAACTCCACAAACATTTCGAAAAACGCGCCATCGACGAGATGAAACATGCCGAAAGACTGATCGGCCGTATCCTTTTCCTCGAAGGAATGCCGACCGTCACCAACCTGAACAAAATCATGATCGGCTCCGATATCACGAAGCAGCTCTCGAACGACCACCTTGCCGAAGAAGGCGCGATCAAGGCGTACAATAACGCGATCGTTTTAGCCGGTGAAGTGAAAGATTTCGCGACCCGCGATTTCCTGCAGCAGATTCTCAACGAAGAAGACGAGCACATGGACGGCATCGAGGAACTGCAGAGTCAGATCGAACAGATGTCGCTGCAGGTCTTCCTGACCACGCAGGTCAGTGAATGA
- a CDS encoding YbaN family protein: MKKFILLAAGNISLSLGIVGVFVPLLPTTPFLLLAAGCYLRSSDRLYTWLIRHKRFGTYIRCYLKYRAMAKHSKIISLFLLWGAISVSMIFFIPTLWVRILLAAVAIGVTVHIVSLRTLTREMIEEVTVPPVKNVSRRERHNCRNTGKQNLAHQIRIPQTGKPNA, translated from the coding sequence GTGAAAAAATTTATCCTGCTTGCGGCGGGAAACATATCGCTTTCGCTCGGTATCGTGGGGGTCTTCGTTCCGCTTCTTCCCACCACGCCGTTTTTATTGCTTGCCGCCGGCTGTTACCTCCGCAGTTCCGATCGCCTCTATACATGGCTGATCCGACATAAACGTTTCGGCACGTACATCCGCTGCTATCTGAAATACAGGGCAATGGCGAAACATTCAAAAATCATATCCCTTTTTCTGCTTTGGGGCGCTATTTCCGTTTCCATGATTTTTTTTATTCCGACTCTCTGGGTTCGGATTCTGCTTGCGGCCGTCGCCATTGGAGTGACCGTCCATATCGTCAGTCTCCGTACCCTTACACGGGAAATGATCGAGGAAGTAACGGTACCGCCCGTAAAAAACGTCTCCCGAAGGGAGCGGCATAATTGCCGAAACACCGGAAAACAAAACCTTGCGCATCAAATCCGTATCCCGCAAACGGGAAAACCGAACGCCTGA
- a CDS encoding helix-turn-helix transcriptional regulator — protein MTSIQQKNKNDIFNKKSIILFCIIVAALVLSVFPLLDFLRQPLTVFPAENLENRLAALTDNIWDGNSRIQEFSFDGGVIELDYTLKEYTLKEEPQNVLVFFTLNIGTVEHPLDLSSYDTLSLYIREATMKRIQIFLKTFVPGVSMPEAANAHTLRHNQYILKLDPQKIEYNIPLEDFMTPPWWITMMKVNKSLLPKESFKKVIAFDIQFNREGSDYIIDKPEHIVIERITFQHNPSLATALLSGAAVLFYIFLAVMGVRWLIKKRKSQIPRPKSLALASYREQELHRINTYLEEHYIDPQISTTMVYKALGIPSSRVFEVLKKEYNRTFKQIINEMRIEEAKRLLKETDLRITDIAFNLGFNSTSYFNNIFKMQEGRSPSEYREDNRKER, from the coding sequence ATGACTTCGATACAACAGAAAAACAAAAACGATATTTTTAATAAAAAAAGTATTATACTCTTTTGCATTATCGTCGCGGCTTTGGTTTTATCCGTTTTCCCGCTCCTTGATTTCTTGAGACAGCCACTGACGGTTTTTCCCGCAGAGAACCTGGAAAACCGGCTTGCCGCACTTACCGATAATATCTGGGACGGAAATTCCCGGATTCAGGAATTTTCATTTGACGGCGGAGTGATAGAACTCGATTATACCCTGAAAGAATATACCTTAAAAGAGGAGCCGCAAAATGTCTTAGTGTTTTTTACCCTTAATATAGGGACGGTCGAACATCCTCTCGATCTTTCCTCATATGACACGCTTTCCCTGTATATCAGGGAGGCGACAATGAAGCGGATACAGATATTTCTGAAAACCTTTGTGCCGGGTGTATCCATGCCGGAAGCCGCCAACGCGCATACACTCAGGCATAATCAATATATCCTTAAGCTTGATCCTCAAAAGATTGAATATAATATCCCGCTCGAGGATTTTATGACTCCCCCCTGGTGGATTACGATGATGAAGGTGAATAAAAGCCTCCTTCCCAAAGAATCTTTTAAAAAAGTGATTGCCTTCGATATTCAGTTCAACAGGGAGGGGTCCGATTATATCATCGACAAACCGGAACATATCGTTATCGAACGGATTACCTTTCAGCACAACCCTTCGCTTGCCACCGCCCTGCTTTCAGGTGCGGCGGTTCTTTTTTATATTTTTCTTGCCGTCATGGGAGTGCGGTGGTTGATAAAAAAGCGGAAAAGTCAAATACCGAGGCCAAAATCACTCGCACTCGCTTCATACCGGGAACAGGAACTTCACCGCATCAACACCTATCTGGAGGAACATTACATCGATCCGCAGATATCGACCACGATGGTATACAAGGCGCTCGGTATTCCTTCTTCACGGGTATTCGAGGTATTGAAAAAAGAATATAATCGTACATTCAAGCAAATCATCAATGAAATGCGGATCGAGGAAGCAAAGCGGCTGCTCAAGGAGACCGATCTCAGAATTACCGATATCGCATTTAATCTTGGATTCAACAGTACCTCGTATTTCAATAATATCTTCAAGATGCAGGAAGGCCGGTCGCCGTCGGAATACAGGGAAGATAACCGCAAAGAACGATAA
- the tsaA gene encoding tRNA (N6-threonylcarbamoyladenosine(37)-N6)-methyltransferase TrmO — protein sequence MNNEQFTVESLGIVAAAGNGFRLVFRPEYRDALTGLEGFSHLQVLFWFHLHDTPEQRKTITCSKPYAKAPDVLGIFATRSDYRPNPIGLSICPVKGVNRAKGFIELFYIDAEDETPIIDVKPYHPAVDRVREAGVPGWCRHWPQWYEDSGDFDWGSEFMFPA from the coding sequence ATGAACAATGAACAGTTTACGGTAGAAAGCCTCGGCATTGTCGCTGCCGCGGGAAACGGATTCCGCCTCGTTTTCAGGCCGGAATACAGGGACGCATTGACAGGACTGGAAGGTTTTTCTCATCTACAGGTACTGTTCTGGTTTCATTTGCATGACACACCGGAACAGAGAAAAACAATAACATGCAGTAAACCCTACGCGAAAGCCCCCGATGTCCTCGGAATTTTTGCGACCCGCTCCGATTATCGGCCCAACCCTATCGGTCTTTCCATTTGTCCGGTAAAAGGAGTTAACCGCGCGAAAGGATTTATCGAGTTGTTTTATATCGATGCCGAAGATGAAACACCGATAATCGACGTCAAGCCGTATCATCCCGCCGTCGACCGCGTACGGGAGGCGGGGGTTCCCGGCTGGTGCCGCCACTGGCCGCAGTGGTATGAGGATTCGGGTGATTTCGATTGGGGTTCGGAGTTTATGTTTCCGGCATAA
- a CDS encoding hydrogenase small subunit: MKFHTITRRQFIKMVSGGIAALGLSPRARGSHFFPPALSKKPAVVWLEAQDCAGCTESVLSCLSPDIRPFLLDTVAVRYHETVMAAEGVVAESALEAAIEEGGYVLVVEGSIPAFDARFCMVGGKSVEETFIRAAQKAVVIIAIGACASYGGIPRAGVTGGQSVSFFLARHGIGKTLINLPGCPCHPLWFYDTVADFLEGSVISLDAYKRPLRHFRETIHDNCPRRPRYNANKFLEDWNNPMERESYCLLHKGCKGYTTYGDCPLIKWNDGVNYCTANGAPCSGCTEPRFYDELSPLYTGEK, translated from the coding sequence ATGAAATTTCACACAATCACCCGCCGGCAGTTTATCAAGATGGTTTCCGGCGGCATTGCCGCGTTGGGGCTTTCCCCAAGGGCAAGGGGATCGCATTTCTTCCCGCCGGCGCTTTCCAAAAAACCTGCTGTGGTATGGCTTGAAGCACAGGATTGTGCCGGCTGTACGGAATCAGTTCTTTCATGCCTTTCCCCCGACATACGGCCGTTCCTTCTCGATACGGTCGCGGTCAGGTACCATGAAACGGTAATGGCGGCCGAAGGTGTCGTTGCCGAATCGGCGCTTGAAGCGGCGATAGAAGAAGGAGGGTATGTCCTTGTGGTCGAAGGTTCCATTCCAGCCTTTGACGCCAGGTTCTGCATGGTCGGCGGTAAAAGCGTGGAGGAAACCTTTATACGGGCCGCACAGAAAGCGGTTGTCATTATCGCGATCGGTGCCTGTGCATCCTACGGCGGAATCCCCCGTGCCGGTGTTACCGGGGGACAAAGTGTTTCGTTTTTCCTCGCCAGACACGGTATCGGCAAGACGTTGATTAATCTTCCGGGATGTCCGTGTCATCCGTTATGGTTTTACGACACGGTTGCAGACTTTCTCGAAGGGTCGGTCATCTCACTCGATGCGTATAAACGTCCGCTACGGCATTTCCGGGAGACGATCCACGATAATTGTCCGCGGCGGCCGAGGTATAATGCCAATAAATTCCTCGAGGACTGGAACAATCCGATGGAAAGAGAAAGTTACTGTCTTTTGCACAAAGGCTGCAAGGGATACACGACATACGGGGATTGCCCACTGATAAAATGGAACGACGGGGTCAATTATTGCACTGCAAACGGGGCCCCCTGTTCCGGATGTACCGAGCCGCGTTTCTACGATGAATTGAGTCCGCTTTATACCGGAGAAAAATAA
- a CDS encoding DUF2807 domain-containing protein — protein MKTSTSILLVTIAIVCVITGVMIVSIGLFFIHNNSDLVKIEKGTKTIVRKEYEIKDFDVIDLTGFWKTKIESDKAYRVTVVGPEYVIKYIRIASVDRTLKVNQAFFTGIPPKEIAITISMPGLKRITCSGGADIDFSGFDESSLSIETTGYSKRIRGSDSRITDLSVTGTGVLDFDFDDCAISNATLDLTGRGNIALNMSGGVLDGRVRGGITVTCGGIIGEHSIEFFEGAGFIRKEEK, from the coding sequence ATGAAAACAAGCACTTCCATCTTGCTGGTAACGATCGCCATAGTGTGCGTGATCACGGGGGTGATGATCGTCAGTATCGGATTATTCTTTATTCATAATAATTCCGATCTCGTCAAAATTGAAAAAGGTACGAAAACAATCGTTCGAAAGGAGTATGAGATCAAAGACTTCGACGTGATTGACCTGACCGGTTTCTGGAAAACGAAGATAGAATCGGATAAAGCATACCGGGTAACAGTTGTGGGGCCCGAATATGTTATAAAATACATAAGGATAGCGAGCGTGGACCGTACGCTTAAAGTAAACCAGGCATTTTTTACCGGCATACCCCCGAAAGAGATCGCAATTACGATTTCTATGCCGGGGCTTAAAAGAATAACATGCAGTGGGGGTGCCGACATAGACTTTTCCGGATTCGACGAATCGTCTCTCTCTATCGAGACGACCGGCTACAGTAAACGGATCAGGGGAAGCGATTCACGGATAACTGATTTGTCGGTCACCGGAACGGGTGTGCTGGATTTCGATTTTGATGACTGCGCCATATCCAATGCGACACTTGACCTTACGGGCAGAGGGAATATCGCGTTGAATATGTCCGGGGGTGTGCTGGACGGCAGAGTGAGAGGCGGTATTACCGTTACCTGCGGCGGGATCATCGGCGAACATTCCATAGAGTTTTTTGAAGGTGCCGGATTTATCCGCAAGGAGGAAAAATGA
- a CDS encoding twin-arginine translocase TatA/TatE family subunit, whose protein sequence is MVHGTEIMVIAIVVLVLFGATAIPKFMKSLGQARAELEKGYKEGIKDAPEEHAKADGKKDEAVT, encoded by the coding sequence ATGGTGCACGGAACCGAGATTATGGTCATTGCGATCGTCGTTCTTGTCCTGTTCGGCGCCACGGCGATTCCCAAGTTCATGAAATCACTCGGACAGGCCAGGGCCGAACTCGAGAAAGGCTACAAAGAAGGAATCAAAGACGCCCCGGAGGAACATGCGAAGGCGGACGGCAAAAAGGATGAAGCGGTAACGTAA
- the tatC gene encoding twin-arginine translocase subunit TatC → MNRIADAPGRAMTFLEHVRELRKRIIISLMFTLTGGIVCYIFSNTVVDLLYYPFRNLESFESLQNKFYVTTIFEGFVMKMKIAFLGGIIMNVPVYAFHLIRFFFPGLSNKEKKVVIMTLASGSVLAGLGLYYGYFHVIPLSIRVLTGGGFVPSIVGMLLNFEKNILYVLQFIFAFIIIFQTPIVLVILMALDLVKRRDLLKFSRYVIVVIFIIAAVLTPPDFVSQLCMAVPLVLLYFAAILVARVFRLGG, encoded by the coding sequence ATGAACAGGATTGCGGACGCGCCGGGACGCGCGATGACATTTCTCGAACATGTGAGGGAACTCAGAAAGAGGATCATTATCAGTCTGATGTTCACTCTGACCGGCGGGATCGTATGCTACATTTTCAGTAATACCGTCGTCGATCTGCTTTATTATCCCTTTCGGAACCTGGAGTCGTTCGAATCCTTGCAGAACAAATTCTATGTCACCACGATCTTCGAGGGTTTTGTCATGAAGATGAAAATAGCCTTTTTGGGAGGCATCATCATGAATGTTCCCGTTTACGCCTTTCATCTCATACGTTTTTTCTTCCCCGGATTGAGCAATAAAGAGAAAAAGGTGGTAATCATGACGCTTGCTTCGGGAAGCGTCCTCGCGGGACTCGGCCTGTACTACGGTTATTTTCATGTCATACCTCTTTCAATCCGTGTATTGACGGGCGGCGGGTTCGTCCCGTCGATTGTGGGTATGCTGCTCAATTTCGAGAAGAATATCCTCTATGTCCTGCAATTCATCTTCGCCTTCATCATCATCTTCCAGACACCCATCGTGCTCGTCATTCTCATGGCTTTGGATCTCGTGAAGCGGAGGGATCTGCTGAAATTCAGCCGGTATGTGATCGTCGTCATTTTCATTATTGCCGCCGTGCTGACCCCGCCGGATTTCGTTTCGCAGCTTTGCATGGCGGTTCCGCTCGTTCTGCTTTATTTCGCGGCAATATTGGTTGCCAGGGTTTTCAGACTCGGAGGGTGA
- a CDS encoding nickel-dependent hydrogenase large subunit: MSTIIIDPLTRIEGHLKVEVDVNNGSVTDARVSGTMARGIEKLLKGRDPRDAVYVTERICGVCFAAHGWTSSLAVEMAHGTAALPDAARVLRNLIVGACWLHDHVLHFYHLSALDYLDLGVLINYKGSDPFILKIKDLITNETDNPPVEGEYAGPFLPAYRADDYCVKDVKTVAVLVQHYLDALAVQAKAKKMSAVFSGKQPHQSGIIVGGVTQLPNPAQIGLYQSLLQEVGSFINNVYLNDVVFLAEALWPLAASDLGAGYRNYLSYGGFPCSDGSFLYPEGAIVEDVLTAGTRAEMEPAINEDVTKAWYEAGTDGHPSISTQEFDPGKAGAYTFVKAPRFAGRPMEVGPLARMMVASRRQEHLSFTHPSVQQFISLLGRGMMPGALARHAARALETSMLCDAMVRWISELTDLCDRYRSRVIIHDTEHWDPPETGIGYGMTEAPRGALGHWVRIDGRTIGNYSCVVPTTWNASPADGEGIRGPFEQALIGTPVADISNPVNIGRVIRSFDPCLACAVHLHTPEGNIREWIVP, from the coding sequence ATGAGTACGATAATAATTGATCCTTTGACGAGAATAGAAGGCCATCTGAAGGTGGAAGTCGATGTGAATAACGGCAGCGTCACCGATGCCCGTGTCAGCGGCACCATGGCGCGCGGCATTGAAAAACTGCTCAAAGGGAGGGACCCGCGGGACGCGGTCTATGTAACGGAACGGATTTGCGGGGTTTGTTTCGCCGCGCACGGATGGACATCGAGCCTGGCGGTTGAAATGGCGCATGGTACGGCCGCGCTTCCGGACGCAGCACGTGTCCTGAGGAATCTGATTGTCGGTGCATGCTGGCTGCACGACCATGTTCTTCACTTTTACCACCTTTCGGCGCTGGATTACCTCGATCTGGGTGTTCTCATCAATTACAAAGGCTCGGATCCGTTCATTCTGAAAATAAAGGACCTCATCACCAATGAAACGGACAATCCGCCCGTCGAAGGCGAATACGCCGGACCTTTCCTTCCCGCGTATCGCGCCGACGATTACTGCGTCAAGGATGTAAAGACAGTGGCTGTCCTGGTGCAGCATTATCTGGACGCACTCGCCGTCCAGGCAAAGGCGAAAAAAATGTCTGCCGTTTTCAGCGGCAAACAGCCCCACCAGTCCGGCATTATCGTTGGCGGGGTGACACAGCTTCCCAATCCCGCGCAAATCGGTCTTTATCAATCACTGCTTCAAGAGGTCGGTTCGTTTATCAATAATGTTTACCTGAATGACGTCGTGTTTCTGGCGGAAGCCCTGTGGCCCCTTGCGGCATCGGACCTTGGTGCCGGCTACCGTAATTACCTCTCATACGGGGGATTCCCCTGTTCGGACGGGAGTTTTTTGTATCCTGAAGGAGCGATTGTCGAGGATGTATTGACGGCCGGAACACGGGCGGAAATGGAACCTGCTATCAACGAGGATGTGACCAAAGCATGGTATGAGGCGGGAACGGACGGACATCCGTCAATATCTACCCAGGAATTCGATCCGGGCAAAGCGGGGGCATACACCTTTGTCAAGGCACCGCGTTTCGCAGGAAGGCCCATGGAAGTGGGGCCGTTGGCCAGAATGATGGTCGCTTCTCGACGGCAGGAACATCTCTCCTTCACGCATCCGTCGGTACAGCAATTCATATCCCTTCTCGGCCGGGGGATGATGCCCGGGGCACTTGCGCGGCATGCGGCGAGGGCACTCGAAACATCGATGTTGTGCGACGCGATGGTGCGATGGATTTCGGAGTTGACCGACCTCTGTGACAGGTATCGCAGCAGGGTGATTATCCACGATACCGAGCATTGGGATCCGCCCGAGACCGGAATCGGCTACGGCATGACCGAAGCGCCCAGAGGCGCATTGGGACATTGGGTAAGGATCGACGGCCGGACCATCGGAAACTATTCCTGTGTCGTTCCGACGACATGGAACGCTTCTCCCGCTGACGGTGAAGGAATAAGGGGACCGTTCGAGCAGGCGCTGATCGGAACGCCCGTGGCGGACATAAGCAATCCGGTCAATATCGGCCGTGTGATCCGTTCCTTCGATCCCTGCCTGGCCTGCGCCGTGCACCTTCATACGCCGGAGGGCAATATAAGAGAATGGATCGTCCCGTGA
- a CDS encoding acyl carrier protein, which produces MKSDMNHDSGRFKGDVSFQSFKAMVAEYLGVDRDSVTDTALFVEDLGIDSLSLMNFIIRLETEYKIDCAMDTLWTIKNVGDAYRVFFREKDPSKAPENGEESINKVKAVLNEN; this is translated from the coding sequence ATGAAAAGCGACATGAATCATGATTCCGGACGTTTTAAAGGGGATGTAAGTTTTCAATCCTTTAAAGCGATGGTCGCGGAATATCTCGGGGTTGACCGGGACAGCGTAACGGATACCGCGTTGTTCGTCGAGGATTTGGGAATTGATTCGTTGAGTCTCATGAATTTCATCATCAGGCTCGAAACGGAATACAAGATCGACTGTGCAATGGACACATTATGGACGATAAAGAATGTCGGCGACGCTTACAGGGTATTTTTCCGGGAAAAGGATCCCTCAAAAGCACCCGAAAACGGCGAAGAATCGATCAACAAGGTAAAGGCGGTATTGAATGAGAACTGA
- a CDS encoding GntR family transcriptional regulator, which translates to MNFKQDRAIYLQIADYITEHILSGDWREGDRLPSVRELAVSIEVNPNTVMHTYNYLQEKGIVYNQRGIGYFIAGEALQSTRKLGREAFFHEQLPRMLKSMILLDIDIAELKKMYKEYKSARLHKDGQEDGASEKTRPASEEKT; encoded by the coding sequence ATGAACTTCAAGCAGGACAGGGCGATATACCTGCAGATAGCGGATTATATTACCGAGCATATTCTGTCCGGGGACTGGCGCGAAGGCGACCGTCTGCCGTCCGTCAGGGAGTTGGCCGTCAGTATCGAGGTCAATCCGAATACGGTGATGCACACATACAATTATCTGCAGGAAAAGGGGATTGTCTATAACCAGCGCGGTATCGGCTATTTTATCGCCGGGGAGGCGCTGCAAAGCACCCGAAAACTGGGGAGGGAAGCCTTTTTCCACGAGCAGTTACCCCGGATGCTCAAAAGTATGATCCTTCTGGATATCGATATTGCCGAACTGAAGAAGATGTATAAAGAATATAAAAGCGCCCGTCTGCACAAAGACGGTCAGGAGGACGGGGCTTCGGAAAAAACGAGACCTGCATCAGAGGAGAAAACATGA